Proteins encoded together in one Lathyrus oleraceus cultivar Zhongwan6 chromosome 5, CAAS_Psat_ZW6_1.0, whole genome shotgun sequence window:
- the LOC127081679 gene encoding uncharacterized protein LOC127081679, with protein MVGSASLGFSELVAIGACVEYGLRNGKLTAVAGTSNAIPKKFSRGFPKMKEGETNVVTIGQRRAPPSFYQVPPVYQPTPVQQRVAVPPVYQQAPEAPVYQQLRAQAPRQNAQNQNRRQGDRATFNPIPMSYTERYPSLLQKGYMVPRPMGPPPDRLPPWYNPNAHYPFHEGAPGHDLEGCYALKHRVRELIDSKILFFKDMGPNVKNNPLPHHGDHVVNAIEDAFVGVMVEKVDDVKTPLAAFHARLVEAGLINVSHEDCEEYATYSRGCQVVQHNIQDFMNKGVLHISNVTKNEDVLAIEPCFNLPKPYEIPYYSSGVFPTNSHQSPVEICMPTPFPYESTKVVPWKYEITTVDKIVEGSKDVEVIKVVNEDVTNIAGMSRMTHSGQIYTPELSVNPQGPTKESTVTAPIKEPEVVQSEDVVEFLKLIKRSDYKVVDQLHQTPSKISILSLLLNTQAHREALLKVLAQAHVAQSITVDQFDGVVANMTTCNTLSFSREELPEDGQNHNRALHISVKCKYDALARVLVDTGSSLNVMPKRTLTKLSYQGPAMKPSTLIVKAFDYSRRTVIEEVELPILIGPHGQSPPLYIRNEVCGGKSVDHHFLRGGLCGQSPFILQHHVGKACSSFASLKNAKSSIEGGNPEGWGQLIDVREKHDRFGLGYMPSAAKGARVPAKDNT; from the exons atggttggaagtgCTTCCTTGGGATTCTCCGAGCTTGTTGCTATAGGGGCTTGTGTCGAATATGGTTTAAGAAATGGCAAACTTACGGCTGTAGCTGGAACTTCAAATGCTATTCCAAAGAAGTTTTCTAGAGGGTTCCCCAAAATGAAGGAAggtgaaacaaatgttgtgaCTATTGGCCAAAGAAGAGCCCCTCCAA GCTTTTATCAAGTGCCTCCGGTTTATCAACCAACACCAGTGCAACAACGTGTTGCGGTTCCTCCAGTTTATCAACAAGCACCAGAAGCTCCTGTCTATCAACAGCTGAGAGCTCAAGCTCCAAGGCAAAATGCTCAGAACCAGAATAGGAGGCAAGGGGATAGGGCGACCTTCAATCCAATTCCAATGTCGTACACTGAGCGTTATCCCTCCCTATTGCAAAAGGGTTATATGGTTCCCAGGCCTATGGGACCTCCACCCGATCGTCTGCCTCCATGGTACAACCCTAATGCACACTATCCTTTTCATGAAGGTGCCCCTGGGCATGACCTAGAGGGTTGTTATGCTTTGAAGCATAGAGTTCGTGAGCTGATTGATAGCAAGATCTTGTTTTTTAAGGATATGGGACCGAAtgtgaagaacaatcctcttcctCACCATGGAGACCATGTAGTGAACGCCATTGAAGATGCCTTTGTTGGTGTTATGGTTGAGAAGGTGGATGACGTCAAGACTCCTTTGGCAGCGTTCCATGCCCGATTGGTGGAAGCTGGCCTGATTAATGTTAGTCATGAAGATTGTGAAGAGTACGCCACATACTCAAGGGGGTGTCAGGTGGTACAACATAACATCCAAGACTTCATGAATAAAGGAGTGCTTCATATATCCAACGTTACAAAGAATGAAGATGTGTTGGCAATTGAACCTTGCTTCAATTTACCTAAACCATATGAAATCCCATACTACAGTAGTGGAGTGTTTCCTACAAATAGTCATCAATCACCTGTTGAGATATGTATGCCCACGCCTTTTCCATATGAGAGCACCAAGGTTGTGCCTTGGAAATATGAGATTACCACTGTGGACAAGATTGTTGAAGGAAGTAAAGACGTTGAAGTGATAAAAGTTGTGAATGAGGACGTCACCAATATTGCAGGAATGAGCAGAATGACCCATAGTGGTCAAATCTATACTCCTGAATTAAGTGTGAATCCTCAAGGGCCGACCAAGGAATCTACAGTTACAGCTCCCATTAAAGAACCCGAAGTGGTCCAATCTGAAGATGTTGTTGAATTCTTGAAGTTGATCAAGAGAAGTGATTACAAGGTTGTGGACCAGTTGCATCAGACACCATCTAAAATTTCTATTTTGTCTCTGCTATTGAACACCCAAgcccatagggaggctttgttgaaggtGCTTGCCCAAGCTCATGTAGCACAAAGCATAACAGTAGACCAGTTTGATGGGGTGGTTGCGAACATGACAACTTGCAATACTTTAAGCTTTAGTAGAGAAGAATTACCTGAAGATGGACAAAATCACAATCGTGCTCTCCATATCTCCGTGAAGTGCAAATATGACGCTTTGGCAAGAGTTTTGGTTGACACCGGATCTTCTTTGAATGTGATGCCAAAGAGAACACTCAccaagttatcttatcaaggaccCGCTATGAAGCCCAGCACCTtgatagtgaaagcttttgattATTCCCGGAGAACCGTGATTGAAGAGGTTGAACTGCCTATATTGATTGGCCCTCAT GGGCAGTCACCTCCACTTTACATCAGAAATGAAGTTTGTGGTGGAAAATCAGTTGATCATCATTTCCTGAGAGGAGGACTTTGTGGTCAATCACCTTTCATCCTTCAG CACCATGTTGGGAAAGCTTGTTCATCTTTCGCTTCTCTGAAAAACGCAAAGTCTAGCATCGaaggaggaaaccctgaaggtTGGGGTCAGCTTATTGATGTTCGTGAGAAGCATGATCGCTTTGGTCTGGGATATATGCCTTCCGCTGCGAAAGGAGCCCGAGTCCCTGCAAAGGACAACACCTGA